In Luteitalea sp. TBR-22, one genomic interval encodes:
- a CDS encoding exosortase/archaeosortase family protein produces the protein MASTLTLPTTTARVRPLADVRLWLVLAALVALYAPTVSWLWERWTMSVWHNAHGMLIPFVVAYFVRDELERYDGPVEEGSAWGFAWLVPALAMHVLDGAMHTQLLSAASMVVAAPGLSWLFLGPSRSRAILFPLLFLAFMLPIPLGVTERLHLALRHLTAGGVEHLVPMFGVPLFRDGLTLLSGESRLLVADACSGFSTLYAAMTVALLTAYFCPVAWRRVLVVVAAAPIAIGANILRVSLLVLLVRTYGNGVLETWMHEGSGILTFVLALPLIFWLGTPPQSVAKEPATQG, from the coding sequence ATGGCAAGCACGCTGACACTCCCGACGACGACCGCGCGGGTGCGTCCGCTGGCCGACGTTCGCCTCTGGCTGGTGCTCGCGGCGCTCGTGGCGTTGTACGCGCCGACCGTGTCGTGGCTCTGGGAGCGCTGGACGATGAGCGTCTGGCACAACGCGCACGGGATGCTGATCCCGTTCGTGGTCGCGTACTTCGTGCGCGACGAGCTGGAACGCTACGACGGGCCGGTCGAGGAGGGCAGCGCCTGGGGCTTTGCCTGGCTCGTGCCGGCGCTGGCCATGCACGTGCTCGATGGCGCCATGCACACGCAACTGCTCTCGGCAGCCTCGATGGTCGTCGCGGCGCCGGGGTTGTCGTGGCTGTTCCTCGGGCCGTCGCGCTCGCGAGCCATCCTCTTCCCCTTGCTGTTCCTCGCGTTCATGCTGCCGATCCCGCTCGGCGTGACCGAACGGCTGCACCTTGCGCTCCGTCACCTCACGGCCGGCGGGGTGGAGCACCTCGTGCCGATGTTCGGCGTGCCGCTGTTCCGCGACGGGCTCACGCTGCTGAGCGGCGAGTCGCGCCTGCTGGTCGCCGACGCGTGCAGCGGCTTTTCCACCCTCTATGCGGCGATGACGGTGGCCTTGCTGACGGCGTACTTCTGTCCGGTCGCGTGGCGCCGGGTCCTCGTGGTCGTCGCCGCCGCCCCGATTGCCATCGGCGCCAACATCCTGCGGGTGTCGCTGTTGGTGCTGCTGGTCAGGACCTACGGCAATGGGGTGCTGGAGACGTGGATGCACGAGGGCTCCGGCATCCTCACCTTCGTCCTCGCGCTGCCCCTGATCTTCTGGCTGGGGACGCCGCCCCAATCCGTGGCCAAGGAGCCGGCCACGCAGGGGTGA
- a CDS encoding exosortase-associated EpsI family protein, which yields MLSARYATPVLVLLALALVPTVVNSYVGRKIVESPALRDALPEVLDGTASMPTDRRATTIKKEFDSEDWVEREFVDARGSRSVVLAVRSYDMKRLYHHPELAVSETDYERESVERVDGKHGPLDVHVLRSGGGSTVAAYALLFKGRTIGNPYLFQLTKAPELLLLGQRPLTLVFVEAPAGSRSEGVATPAISRLVSAVTALQSSPS from the coding sequence ATGCTCTCGGCGCGGTACGCGACACCGGTCCTCGTCCTGCTCGCGCTGGCGCTGGTGCCGACGGTGGTCAACTCGTACGTCGGGCGCAAGATCGTCGAGTCGCCGGCGCTGCGTGACGCGCTGCCGGAGGTGCTCGACGGCACGGCTTCCATGCCGACCGACCGGCGCGCGACGACGATCAAGAAGGAGTTCGACAGCGAGGACTGGGTCGAGCGCGAGTTCGTCGACGCACGTGGCAGCCGCAGCGTGGTGCTGGCGGTGCGCTCGTACGACATGAAGCGCCTCTATCACCATCCGGAACTCGCGGTGTCGGAGACCGACTACGAACGGGAGTCGGTGGAGCGGGTGGACGGCAAGCACGGGCCCCTGGACGTGCACGTCCTGCGGTCCGGCGGCGGCAGCACCGTGGCGGCGTACGCCTTGCTCTTCAAGGGCCGCACGATCGGCAATCCGTACCTCTTCCAGTTGACCAAGGCGCCCGAGTTGCTGCTGCTCGGCCAGCGACCGCTCACGCTGGTGTTCGTCGAGGCGCCGGCCGGGTCGCGGAGTGAAGGCGTGGCGACGCCGGCGATCTCGCGGCTCGTCTCGGCCGTGACGGCGCTGCAGTCCTCGCCCTCCTGA